In one Pseudomonas fitomaticsae genomic region, the following are encoded:
- a CDS encoding ABC-F family ATPase: MISTANITMQFGAKPLFENVSVKFNGGNRYGLIGANGCGKSTFMKILGGDLEPSGGQVMLEPNVRLGKLRQDQFAYEEFTVIDTVIMGHEELWKVKAERDRIYSLPEMSEEDGMAVAELETEFAEMDGYTAESRAGELLLGLGIPLEQHFGPMTEVAPGWKLRVLLAQALFSDPEVLLLDEPTNHLDINTIRWLETILTARNSTMIIISHDRHFLNSVCTHMADLDYGELRLFPGNYDEYMTAATQSREQLLSDNAKKKAQIAELQTFVSRFSANASKAKQATSRAKQIDKIQLAEVKPSSRVSPFIRFEQTKKLHRQAVTIEQMSKGFDGKTLFKNFSFTVEAGERVAIIGPNGIGKTTLLRTLMGELTPDAGSVKWTESAELGYYAQDHAHDFEDDVSLFDWMGQWTQGEQVIRGTLGRMLFSNDEILKSVKVISGGEQGRMLFGKLILQKPNVLVMDEPTNHLDMESIEALNLALENYPGTLIFVSHDREFVSSLATRIIELSPNGVTDFSGTYDDYLRSQGVVF; this comes from the coding sequence TTGATTTCTACAGCTAACATCACCATGCAGTTCGGCGCCAAGCCGCTGTTTGAAAACGTTTCGGTCAAATTCAATGGCGGCAACCGCTACGGCCTGATCGGCGCCAACGGTTGCGGCAAGTCGACCTTCATGAAAATCCTCGGCGGCGACCTTGAGCCGTCAGGTGGCCAGGTCATGCTGGAGCCGAACGTACGCCTGGGTAAATTGCGCCAGGATCAGTTCGCCTACGAAGAATTCACCGTGATCGACACCGTGATCATGGGTCACGAAGAGCTGTGGAAGGTCAAGGCCGAGCGCGACCGCATCTACTCGCTGCCGGAAATGAGCGAAGAAGACGGCATGGCCGTGGCCGAGCTGGAAACCGAGTTCGCCGAAATGGACGGCTACACCGCCGAATCCCGCGCCGGTGAACTGCTGCTGGGTCTGGGCATTCCGCTGGAACAGCATTTCGGCCCGATGACCGAAGTGGCGCCGGGCTGGAAACTCCGCGTTCTGTTGGCTCAGGCACTGTTCTCCGATCCGGAAGTGCTGCTGCTCGACGAACCGACCAACCACCTGGACATCAACACCATCCGCTGGCTGGAAACGATTTTGACGGCGCGTAACAGCACCATGATCATCATTTCCCACGACCGTCACTTCCTGAACAGCGTCTGCACCCACATGGCCGACCTGGACTACGGCGAGCTGCGTCTGTTCCCGGGCAACTACGACGAGTACATGACCGCGGCGACCCAGTCCCGCGAGCAACTGCTGTCGGACAACGCCAAGAAGAAAGCCCAGATCGCCGAACTGCAAACGTTCGTCAGCCGCTTCTCGGCCAACGCCTCGAAAGCCAAGCAGGCCACTTCCCGCGCCAAGCAGATCGACAAGATCCAGCTGGCCGAGGTCAAGCCATCGAGCCGCGTGAGCCCGTTCATCCGTTTCGAACAGACCAAGAAACTTCACCGTCAGGCCGTGACCATCGAGCAGATGTCCAAGGGCTTCGACGGCAAGACCCTGTTCAAGAACTTCAGCTTCACCGTTGAAGCCGGCGAGCGCGTAGCCATCATCGGCCCGAACGGTATCGGCAAGACCACCCTGCTGCGCACACTGATGGGCGAACTGACCCCGGACGCAGGTTCGGTGAAGTGGACTGAAAGCGCGGAGCTGGGCTACTACGCCCAGGACCACGCCCACGACTTCGAAGACGACGTCAGCCTGTTCGACTGGATGGGTCAGTGGACCCAGGGCGAGCAAGTGATCCGTGGCACCCTCGGCCGCATGCTGTTCTCCAACGACGAGATCCTCAAGTCGGTGAAGGTGATTTCCGGTGGTGAGCAAGGTCGCATGCTGTTCGGCAAGCTGATCCTGCAAAAGCCGAACGTACTGGTGATGGACGAACCGACCAACCACCTGGACATGGAATCGATCGAGGCGCTGAACCTGGCGCTGGAAAACTACCCGGGCACGCTGATCTTCGTCAGCCACGACCGTGAGTTCGTATCGTCCCTGGCCACGCGCATCATCGAGCTGAGCCCGAACGGCGTGACCGACTTCAGCGGCACCTACGACGATTACCTGCGCAGCCAAGGCGTAGTGTTCTAA
- a CDS encoding alpha/beta hydrolase family protein translates to MMRLCAALLICLLGSLNSVHAAPGQHPRWSVGYHEMTFLDPLDLQPMRAIAFYPSSDREHLSLLEGYSVEAGEDTKVAIGRFPMLMLSHGNTGTPLALHDLATSLARKGFVVVAVIHPGDNSRDHSRLGTLSNLYGRPIQISEAITATLGDRMLSPYVNAEQVGVIGYSAGGETALILSGAQPDLDRLRRYCQERPDDRDACNTQGELIVDRDDLQPVADPRVHALLLMAPLSLKFGRHTLADVHVPVLLYSGDGDKLVAFDKNAAALARKLPTAPDFKLLAGAGHFVFMAPCTEEQILAMPALCTDADGVDREDIHRNLISEAGRFFSHALGRPTRAGMQTADQ, encoded by the coding sequence ATGATGCGTCTTTGTGCAGCGTTACTGATTTGCCTGCTCGGCAGCCTGAATTCAGTGCACGCTGCGCCCGGGCAGCACCCGCGCTGGAGCGTCGGCTATCACGAGATGACGTTCCTCGATCCGCTCGACCTGCAACCGATGCGCGCCATCGCGTTCTATCCCTCCAGCGACCGCGAACACCTGAGCCTGCTCGAAGGCTATTCGGTCGAGGCCGGCGAAGACACCAAAGTCGCCATCGGCCGCTTCCCGATGCTGATGTTGTCCCACGGCAACACCGGCACGCCGCTGGCGTTGCACGACCTGGCCACGTCACTGGCGCGCAAGGGCTTTGTGGTGGTGGCGGTGATTCACCCCGGCGACAACTCCAGGGATCACAGTCGCCTCGGTACGTTGAGCAATCTCTATGGCCGGCCGATCCAGATTTCCGAAGCCATTACCGCGACGTTGGGCGATCGCATGCTCTCGCCGTACGTGAACGCCGAACAGGTTGGCGTGATCGGTTATTCGGCGGGCGGCGAAACGGCGTTGATTCTGTCCGGCGCGCAGCCGGATCTGGATCGCCTGCGCCGTTACTGCCAGGAGCGCCCGGACGACCGTGACGCCTGCAACACCCAGGGTGAGTTGATTGTCGATCGCGACGATCTGCAACCGGTGGCCGATCCGCGCGTGCATGCGTTGCTACTGATGGCGCCGTTGAGTCTTAAATTCGGCCGCCACACCCTGGCCGATGTGCATGTGCCGGTGCTGCTCTACAGCGGCGACGGCGACAAACTGGTGGCCTTCGACAAAAACGCTGCGGCCCTGGCGCGCAAACTGCCGACGGCGCCGGATTTCAAATTGCTGGCCGGGGCAGGGCACTTCGTGTTCATGGCGCCGTGCACCGAAGAGCAGATCCTCGCCATGCCGGCGCTGTGCACCGATGCCGATGGCGTGGATCGCGAAGACATTCACCGCAACCTGATTTCCGAGGCCGGGCGGTTCTTCTCCCATGCCCTGGGCAGGCCGACCCGCGCGGGCATGCAGACGGCGGATCAGTGA
- the ku gene encoding non-homologous end joining protein Ku, whose translation MARAIWKGAISFGLVHIPVALVSATSSQGVDFDWLDSRSMDPVGYKRVNKVTGKEVTKEHIVKGVQFEKGRYVVLSEEEIRSAHPVSTQTIDIFAFVDSEQIPLQNIDTPYYLAPDKRGGKVYALLRETLSKTRKVALARVVLHTRQYLAALMPLESALVLVKLRWPQEVRSLDELALGSEVTKPQLAKGELDMAKRLVEDMTADWTPEDYNDEFENKIMALVDKKAHEGKIEDVETVSAEEERKSADVIDLTELLKRSLGAKAPAKPAKKTASKTTAAKKTKKAS comes from the coding sequence ATGGCTCGGGCAATCTGGAAAGGCGCAATCAGTTTCGGTCTGGTGCACATCCCCGTGGCGCTGGTTTCGGCGACCTCGTCCCAAGGCGTCGATTTCGATTGGCTCGACAGCCGCAGCATGGACCCGGTCGGCTATAAACGGGTCAACAAGGTCACCGGCAAGGAAGTCACCAAGGAGCACATCGTCAAAGGCGTGCAGTTCGAAAAAGGCCGCTATGTGGTGCTCAGCGAGGAAGAAATCCGCTCGGCGCACCCGGTCTCGACCCAGACCATCGACATCTTCGCCTTCGTCGACAGCGAGCAGATCCCGCTGCAGAACATCGACACGCCCTATTACCTGGCCCCGGACAAGCGCGGTGGCAAGGTCTACGCCTTGCTGCGTGAAACCCTGAGCAAAACCCGGAAGGTCGCCCTCGCCCGTGTGGTTTTACACACGCGCCAGTATCTGGCGGCGTTGATGCCCCTGGAGTCGGCGCTGGTGCTGGTGAAGCTGCGCTGGCCGCAGGAAGTGCGCAGCCTCGACGAACTGGCGCTGGGCAGCGAAGTGACCAAGCCGCAGTTGGCCAAGGGTGAGCTGGACATGGCCAAACGGCTGGTGGAAGACATGACGGCGGACTGGACGCCTGAGGATTACAACGACGAATTCGAAAACAAAATCATGGCACTGGTGGACAAGAAGGCCCATGAAGGCAAGATCGAAGACGTTGAGACGGTTTCTGCTGAAGAAGAGCGCAAATCGGCCGATGTTATCGACCTGACCGAGCTGCTCAAACGCAGCCTCGGCGCGAAAGCCCCGGCCAAACCGGCGAAGAAGACCGCCAGCAAGACCACGGCGGCGAAGAAGACCAAAAAAGCCTCGTGA
- a CDS encoding RimK family protein: MSAVQGHWREVSSQSLPPATYLKPQIRTFSQVLIIVERKEDWASYFPSEDILTAQEYLEQPPDSEPGKRVQVINLCRSYKYLGHGYYCSLLAEARGHKVIPSVRTISELTRKSLYGLALDDLDKTLEKALSHHLYSDTEGFTLTLYFGRTHIEPLQDLARQLFEVFPCPILLVEFRRTNGWHIEGIKSGALHKLRDDQEDQFANALDGFSRKIWRVPRSPQVARYDLAILHDPQEALPPSNARALENFVRVGKGMGIDVELIERKDYARLAEYDGLLIRETTSVDNHTYRFAKKAESEGLVVMDDPTSILRCTNKVYLTDLLNSHQLGMPATEILYKERPEDFERVGERLGFPLVLKIPDGCFSRGVIKVESQEALLEATAELFEHSVLLLAQEFFYTEYDWRIGVLNRKPIFACQYFMSKGHWQIYNHKAKGQDVNGECRTLAIHEAPRAVVELAVKTANLIGDGLYGVDLKQAGDKVVVIEVNDNPNLDAGIEDAYLQDDLYSLVLEEFVRRLELKRRGQAW; the protein is encoded by the coding sequence ATGTCAGCGGTACAGGGTCATTGGCGCGAAGTATCCAGTCAAAGTTTGCCACCGGCAACTTATTTAAAACCGCAGATCAGGACTTTCAGTCAAGTGTTGATCATCGTCGAACGCAAGGAAGACTGGGCCTCGTACTTTCCCAGCGAAGACATCCTGACGGCCCAGGAATACCTCGAACAACCTCCCGACAGCGAGCCGGGAAAACGGGTGCAGGTGATCAACCTGTGCCGCAGCTACAAGTACCTCGGGCACGGCTACTACTGCTCGCTGTTGGCCGAGGCCCGTGGTCACAAGGTGATTCCTTCGGTGCGCACCATCAGCGAACTGACCCGAAAATCCCTTTACGGCCTGGCGCTGGATGACCTGGATAAAACACTGGAAAAAGCCCTCAGTCATCATCTTTACAGCGATACCGAAGGTTTTACGCTGACACTTTATTTCGGCAGAACGCATATCGAGCCGTTGCAGGATCTGGCCCGCCAATTGTTTGAAGTGTTCCCGTGTCCGATTCTGTTAGTTGAGTTTCGTCGAACTAATGGCTGGCACATCGAAGGTATAAAGTCCGGCGCCTTGCACAAGTTGCGCGACGATCAGGAAGATCAGTTCGCCAATGCGCTGGATGGCTTCAGCCGCAAGATCTGGCGTGTTCCGCGTTCGCCGCAAGTGGCGCGTTATGACCTGGCGATCCTGCATGATCCGCAGGAGGCGTTGCCGCCATCCAACGCCCGGGCACTGGAAAACTTTGTGCGGGTCGGCAAGGGCATGGGCATCGATGTCGAGCTGATAGAGCGCAAGGACTACGCAAGGCTGGCCGAGTACGACGGCTTGCTGATTCGTGAGACCACCAGCGTCGACAACCATACTTACCGTTTCGCCAAGAAGGCCGAAAGCGAAGGGCTGGTGGTGATGGACGACCCGACGTCGATCCTGCGCTGCACCAACAAGGTCTACCTCACCGACCTGCTCAACAGCCATCAACTGGGCATGCCGGCCACGGAAATCCTCTACAAGGAGCGACCCGAAGACTTCGAGCGGGTCGGCGAGCGCCTCGGTTTTCCATTGGTGCTGAAGATCCCGGACGGTTGCTTCTCCCGTGGCGTGATCAAGGTCGAGAGCCAAGAGGCTTTGCTGGAAGCCACTGCCGAGCTGTTCGAACACTCGGTGCTGTTGCTGGCCCAGGAGTTTTTCTACACCGAGTACGACTGGCGCATCGGCGTGCTCAACCGCAAACCGATCTTTGCCTGCCAGTACTTCATGTCCAAGGGCCATTGGCAGATCTACAACCACAAGGCCAAGGGCCAGGACGTCAACGGCGAATGCCGCACGCTGGCGATCCACGAGGCACCGCGCGCGGTGGTGGAGCTGGCGGTGAAGACCGCCAACCTGATCGGTGACGGCCTGTACGGCGTGGACCTCAAGCAGGCCGGCGACAAGGTGGTGGTGATCGAGGTCAACGACAACCCGAACCTCGACGCCGGCATCGAAGACGCTTACCTGCAGGACGATCTGTATTCGCTGGTGCTGGAAGAATTCGTGCGGCGCCTCGAACTCAAACGCCGCGGCCAGGCCTGGTGA
- a CDS encoding MFS transporter has protein sequence MSAQQQPPQSSMAITLQIVSIVFYTFIAFLCIGLPIAVLPGYVHEQLGFSAVIAGLVIGSQYLATLLSRPMAGRMSDTIGTKRAIVYGLSGIVLSGVLTLVSTLLQSLPLLSLSILIVGRLLLGIAQGLIGVGTISWCMGQVGAEHTARSISWNGIASYGAIAIGAPLGVVMVADYGFESLGIALSLLAAGALLLIRNKPSVPVVRGERLPFWAVFGRIAPFGASLSLASIGYGTLTTFITLYYLNRGWTGAAYCLTVFGVCFILSRLLFISAIGRFGGFTSAIACMTIETVGLVMLWLAPSTAYALIGAGLAGFGLSLVYPALGVEAIKQVPNSSRGAGLSAYAVFFDLALAIAGPLMGAVALNLGYSWIFFSAAVLSVTGLGLTLLLKRRAMA, from the coding sequence ATGTCTGCGCAGCAACAGCCACCGCAAAGCTCCATGGCGATCACCCTGCAGATCGTCTCCATCGTTTTCTATACCTTTATTGCCTTCCTCTGCATCGGCCTGCCGATTGCGGTGCTGCCCGGCTACGTGCACGAACAGTTGGGTTTCAGTGCCGTGATCGCGGGACTGGTGATCGGTTCGCAATACCTGGCCACCCTGCTCAGCCGGCCAATGGCCGGACGGATGTCGGACACCATCGGCACCAAGCGGGCGATTGTGTATGGCTTGTCGGGGATTGTGCTCAGCGGTGTGCTGACGCTGGTTTCGACGCTGCTGCAGAGCTTGCCGTTGTTGAGCCTGTCGATCCTGATCGTCGGTCGCCTGCTGCTGGGGATCGCCCAGGGCCTGATTGGCGTCGGCACCATCAGTTGGTGCATGGGCCAGGTCGGAGCCGAACACACCGCGCGCTCGATTTCATGGAACGGCATCGCGTCCTATGGCGCGATTGCCATCGGCGCGCCGCTGGGCGTGGTGATGGTTGCCGATTATGGCTTCGAGAGCCTTGGCATTGCTTTGTCGTTGCTCGCGGCCGGCGCCTTGCTGCTGATCCGCAACAAGCCGTCGGTGCCGGTGGTGCGCGGTGAACGGCTGCCGTTCTGGGCAGTGTTCGGGCGGATTGCACCGTTCGGCGCCAGTCTGAGTCTCGCGTCGATTGGCTACGGCACGCTGACCACGTTCATCACCCTTTATTACCTCAATCGCGGCTGGACCGGCGCGGCGTACTGCCTGACCGTGTTCGGCGTGTGTTTCATTCTCTCGCGGCTGCTGTTCATTTCGGCCATCGGGCGTTTCGGTGGATTCACCTCGGCGATTGCCTGCATGACCATAGAAACCGTCGGCCTGGTCATGCTGTGGCTGGCGCCTTCGACCGCGTATGCCTTGATCGGTGCCGGTCTGGCCGGGTTTGGGTTGTCGCTGGTGTACCCGGCACTGGGCGTCGAGGCGATCAAGCAGGTGCCCAACTCCAGTCGCGGCGCCGGGCTGAGTGCTTATGCGGTGTTTTTCGATCTGGCGCTGGCGATTGCCGGGCCGTTGATGGGCGCGGTGGCGCTGAATCTGGGTTATTCGTGGATCTTCTTCAGTGCAGCCGTGCTGTCCGTGACCGGACTGGGATTGACCTTGCTGCTCAAGCGCCGGGCCATGGCGTGA
- the lpxO gene encoding lipid A hydroxylase LpxO, which yields MKLIIAAVYVISIAYVHLRGRVRHKLGRQLSDHSSFLAPINCFLYLFSKKPNTPYLDPKDFPDLSPLQTHWEEIREEGRNLLRAGEIKRSNQYDDVGFNSFFKTGWKRFYLKWYGDSHPSALQLCPRTTELVQSIGSIKAAMFAELPPGSKLVRHRDPYAGSYRYHLGLETPNDAGCYINVDGENYHWRDGEAVMFDETFIHYAENTTDQNRIILFCDVERPMKYRWAAAFNGWFSRTVMSAAGAPNDAGDRTGGINRLFTKIYKIRLRGKELKKRNRKLYYMEKWAIFGGLLAIFILI from the coding sequence GTGAAACTCATCATTGCCGCTGTATATGTCATTTCCATTGCATACGTTCATCTGCGCGGTCGCGTGCGCCACAAACTCGGTCGTCAATTGAGCGATCACTCTTCGTTTCTGGCGCCGATCAACTGCTTCCTTTATCTGTTCTCGAAAAAGCCCAACACGCCTTACCTGGATCCGAAGGACTTCCCCGATCTGAGTCCGTTGCAGACGCACTGGGAAGAAATCCGTGAAGAAGGCCGCAACTTGCTGCGCGCCGGTGAGATCAAGCGCTCGAACCAGTACGACGACGTCGGTTTCAACTCGTTTTTCAAGACCGGCTGGAAGCGTTTCTACCTGAAGTGGTACGGCGACAGCCACCCGTCGGCGCTGCAACTGTGCCCGCGCACCACTGAACTGGTGCAGAGCATCGGCTCGATCAAGGCCGCAATGTTCGCCGAGTTGCCGCCGGGCTCGAAACTGGTGCGTCACCGCGACCCGTACGCCGGTTCGTACCGTTATCACCTGGGTCTGGAAACGCCGAACGATGCCGGTTGCTACATCAACGTCGATGGCGAGAACTATCACTGGCGTGATGGCGAAGCGGTGATGTTCGACGAGACCTTCATTCATTACGCGGAAAACACCACCGACCAGAACCGCATCATCCTGTTCTGTGACGTCGAGCGTCCGATGAAGTATCGCTGGGCAGCAGCGTTCAACGGCTGGTTCAGTCGCACCGTGATGTCGGCAGCCGGTGCGCCGAACGATGCGGGTGACCGCACCGGTGGCATCAACCGGTTGTTTACCAAAATCTACAAGATTCGCCTGCGCGGCAAAGAGCTGAAAAAGCGCAATCGCAAACTCTACTACATGGAAAAGTGGGCGATTTTCGGCGGTCTGCTGGCGATCTTCATTCTGATCTGA
- a CDS encoding PQQ-dependent sugar dehydrogenase — MLRETLLAGLCASALIAAPAFAAAPKELQSEQGTLEVTTITQGLEHPWALAFLPDRQGMLVTERPGNLRVVDAAGKLSAPITGVPDVWAKGQGGLLDVVLSPDFKQDRLVYLSYAEGGGAGDKAGTAVGRGRLSDDLKILKDFNVIFRQEPKLSVGNHFGSRLVFDRDGYLFITLGENNDRPTAQDLDKLQGKVVRIYPDGKVPDDNPFVGQSGVRPEIWSYGHRNPQGAALNPWTGTVWENEHGPRGGDEVNIIERGKNYGWPLATHGINYSMQPIPEAKGKTAEGTVGPHHVWEKSPGVTGMAFYDADRFKPWQHNVFIGALVTQELIRLQFDGDKVVHEERLLGELKQRIRDVRQGPDGYLYVLTDESDGSLYKIGLK; from the coding sequence ATGTTGCGTGAAACCCTTCTGGCCGGCCTGTGTGCCAGTGCACTGATCGCCGCCCCGGCGTTCGCTGCCGCTCCCAAAGAGCTGCAAAGCGAGCAGGGCACCCTTGAAGTCACAACGATTACCCAAGGGCTCGAGCATCCATGGGCCCTGGCGTTCCTGCCGGATCGTCAAGGCATGCTGGTCACCGAACGCCCCGGCAATCTGCGAGTGGTGGACGCTGCCGGCAAACTGTCCGCGCCGATCACCGGTGTGCCGGATGTCTGGGCCAAGGGGCAGGGCGGATTGCTCGATGTGGTGCTGTCACCGGATTTCAAACAGGATCGCCTCGTGTACCTGTCCTACGCCGAGGGCGGCGGTGCGGGAGACAAAGCGGGGACGGCAGTGGGGCGAGGACGCCTGTCGGATGACCTGAAAATCCTGAAGGACTTCAACGTGATTTTCCGCCAGGAACCGAAACTGTCGGTCGGCAACCACTTCGGCTCGCGGCTGGTGTTCGACCGGGACGGTTATCTGTTCATCACCCTGGGCGAAAACAACGACCGCCCGACCGCGCAGGATCTGGACAAGCTGCAAGGCAAGGTCGTGCGGATCTACCCCGACGGCAAGGTGCCGGATGACAATCCCTTTGTCGGCCAGTCCGGCGTACGCCCGGAGATCTGGTCCTACGGTCACCGCAATCCTCAGGGCGCCGCGCTCAATCCGTGGACTGGCACCGTGTGGGAAAACGAGCACGGCCCGCGCGGCGGCGACGAGGTGAACATCATCGAGCGCGGCAAAAATTACGGCTGGCCGCTGGCGACCCACGGCATCAACTACTCCATGCAACCGATCCCGGAAGCCAAGGGCAAGACCGCCGAAGGCACGGTAGGGCCGCACCATGTGTGGGAAAAGTCCCCGGGTGTCACCGGTATGGCGTTCTACGATGCCGATCGCTTCAAACCGTGGCAGCACAACGTGTTCATCGGTGCGCTGGTGACGCAGGAGCTGATCCGCTTGCAGTTCGATGGCGACAAGGTGGTGCATGAAGAGCGCTTGCTGGGCGAACTGAAACAACGGATCCGTGATGTGCGCCAGGGGCCGGATGGTTACCTGTATGTGCTGACGGATGAGTCCGACGGTTCGCTGTACAAGATCGGACTCAAGTAA
- the rimI gene encoding ribosomal protein S18-alanine N-acetyltransferase: MNAVFRLAVVDDLPALLTLEMHCFTTDRLTRRSFQWMITRAHGQLWVAEREGQLAGYALVLFHRGTSLARLYSIAIAPEARGTGLGKQLLQRIEACALEHDCAYLRLEVRTDNPAAIALYERNGYRRFALIHDYYEDHADALRLEKRILQHRDSRNIKVPYYRQTTDFTCGPACLLMAMGALQTDHLLERREELQLWREATTVFMTAGHGGCSPQGLALAAWRRGFKVRLQLSMSGPLFLDGVRDTHKKDVMRLVHDEFMAQLNDTDVDQVIGVALDLPALLANGGQPLVLISSYRLTRSKSPHWVIVTDCDEDFVYLHDPDVDHSQHRQPMDCQHVPVSHGEFEKMCRFGRGKLRAAVVLYARSPA, from the coding sequence ATGAATGCTGTTTTTCGCCTGGCGGTGGTTGATGATTTGCCAGCGTTGCTCACGCTGGAGATGCACTGCTTCACCACGGATCGGCTCACCCGCCGCAGTTTCCAATGGATGATCACCCGGGCCCACGGGCAGTTGTGGGTGGCCGAACGTGAGGGCCAACTGGCCGGATATGCGCTGGTGCTGTTTCATCGCGGCACTTCGCTGGCCCGGTTGTATTCGATTGCGATTGCCCCTGAAGCGCGTGGCACTGGTCTGGGCAAGCAATTGCTGCAACGAATCGAGGCCTGCGCGCTCGAGCACGACTGCGCCTACCTGCGGCTGGAAGTGCGCACCGACAATCCCGCCGCCATCGCCCTGTACGAGCGCAACGGTTACCGGCGCTTTGCGCTGATCCATGACTACTACGAGGATCACGCCGACGCACTGCGTCTGGAGAAACGCATTCTCCAGCACCGCGACTCACGCAACATCAAGGTCCCCTATTACCGGCAAACCACCGATTTCACCTGCGGCCCGGCCTGCCTGCTGATGGCCATGGGTGCGTTGCAGACCGATCATTTGCTGGAGCGGCGCGAGGAATTGCAGTTGTGGCGCGAGGCAACCACCGTGTTCATGACGGCCGGCCATGGCGGTTGCAGCCCGCAGGGCCTGGCACTGGCGGCTTGGCGCCGGGGTTTCAAAGTGCGTTTGCAACTGAGCATGAGCGGGCCGCTGTTTCTCGACGGCGTGCGCGATACGCATAAAAAAGACGTCATGCGCCTGGTCCATGACGAGTTCATGGCGCAACTGAACGACACCGACGTCGATCAAGTGATCGGCGTAGCGCTGGATTTACCCGCACTGCTGGCCAACGGTGGGCAGCCTCTGGTGCTGATCAGTAGCTATCGCCTGACTCGTTCCAAATCGCCGCACTGGGTGATCGTCACCGACTGCGATGAAGACTTCGTCTACCTGCACGACCCGGACGTCGATCATAGCCAGCATCGACAGCCCATGGACTGCCAGCACGTGCCGGTCAGCCATGGGGAGTTCGAGAAGATGTGCCGCTTCGGTCGTGGCAAGTTGCGGGCGGCGGTGGTGCTTTATGCCCGCTCACCCGCATGA